The window CAGGAACGGAGGCGGCCTGGAGCAGGGCTGTCCGGGCGGCGTCGGAAAAGGGCTTTTTCCTTGACGCTTCTTCCGTGTCAGCGGAGGGACGCCTTCCTCCCGGGGCGGTACTCCTCAATGTCCGGCTCCGGTCCCCTCTCCTCTCGGGAGAGGCCGGCCGGATCACGGTTGTCTTTTCGCCCGGCGGCACCATAGCCGGCCTTGCACCGGCGGCCTCGCTCAGGCTTGAGAGGGTATCGGTGAACCTTCCCCTTCCGGGGGAGCAGCCCCTCTTTCTCGCTGCGGTCGAGGCCAGGCTGGTCTTCCGGTCCGACAGGGTCGAGGTGCTGGAATTCCGGACTTCCGGGGAGCTTGACGTTTCCGGGACGGCGGTCCTTTCATCCCGGGGCTTCGCCCTGGAGGAGGC of the Aminivibrio pyruvatiphilus genome contains:
- the gspN gene encoding type II secretion system protein GspN, which gives rise to MKAGRTVLFLLFSAAVFGLSFLVFFPFGAGTEAAWSRAVRAASEKGFFLDASSVSAEGRLPPGAVLLNVRLRSPLLSGEAGRITVVFSPGGTIAGLAPAASLRLERVSVNLPLPGEQPLFLAAVEARLVFRSDRVEVLEFRTSGELDVSGTAVLSSRGFALEEANLTIGGERAALMELFRSVLPLRQEKPGAWILKRGGRNPHGSN